From Deltaproteobacteria bacterium, one genomic window encodes:
- a CDS encoding helix-turn-helix domain-containing protein: MTIGDDIQVITWPPSTLVSTRPIAEQSLPLLLPGGVVAVAGIVRTERESSGGSATEAADCEHCDAREIMTVEDVSELLRVPSRTVESMARAGRIPAKKIGRDWRFLREEVIAWLRVGDRRGASRKRRAGVDRGQQARPVVDHTIQVQRQRRRADVLPPYDWSRHQERG; encoded by the coding sequence ATGACGATCGGCGACGACATACAGGTCATCACGTGGCCGCCGTCGACACTGGTATCTACGCGGCCGATCGCCGAGCAGTCGCTGCCGCTGCTGCTGCCAGGTGGGGTCGTCGCCGTCGCTGGGATCGTACGGACCGAGCGAGAGAGCTCGGGAGGAAGTGCGACTGAAGCAGCCGACTGCGAACACTGCGACGCGCGGGAGATCATGACCGTCGAGGATGTGTCCGAGCTCCTCCGTGTGCCGTCGCGTACGGTCGAGTCGATGGCGCGGGCGGGCCGGATCCCGGCGAAGAAAATCGGCCGCGACTGGCGTTTTCTTCGAGAAGAAGTGATTGCTTGGCTGCGCGTCGGCGACCGCCGGGGCGCGTCGCGGAAGAGGAGAGCAGGTGTCGACAGGGGTCAGCAAGCGCGGCCAGTCGTGGACCATACGATTCAGGTACAAAGGCAACGACGGCGAGCCGATGTACTTCCGCCGTACGATTGGTCGCGTCACCAAGAACGAGGCTGA